Proteins encoded by one window of Massilia sp. NR 4-1:
- a CDS encoding DUF3334 family protein, producing MNMEDERVIYGTEDLLASLCTSVTRVLNVATQSKINYSAMVQRITKIGLKPDIGCFVLFDGGFTGLVVLNFAADTAMEIYERYMLHMGMPKSELAGSYTSDEVANIMGELMNQIVGDFTGKVRRELQTNITQNQPKMLVLTKQVMLNVDTPLDRPEMRRVSFFTEKNNIFYLELAIDRTEFIKLHDFEVNEIADPDALLDMERANSQGAAQAAPASAVDDDADELLKSLGM from the coding sequence ATGAATATGGAAGACGAACGGGTGATTTACGGAACGGAAGACCTGCTGGCCAGCTTGTGCACATCGGTTACGCGGGTACTGAATGTAGCAACACAAAGCAAGATCAATTACTCCGCGATGGTTCAGCGCATCACGAAGATCGGCCTGAAACCCGACATCGGCTGCTTCGTGCTGTTTGACGGCGGCTTCACCGGTCTGGTGGTGCTGAACTTTGCCGCCGATACGGCGATGGAGATTTACGAACGCTATATGCTGCACATGGGCATGCCGAAGTCGGAGCTGGCTGGTTCCTACACCTCGGACGAAGTGGCCAACATCATGGGCGAGCTGATGAACCAGATCGTGGGCGATTTCACCGGCAAGGTGCGCCGCGAGCTGCAAACCAATATCACCCAGAACCAGCCGAAGATGCTGGTGCTGACCAAGCAGGTCATGCTGAATGTGGATACGCCGCTGGACCGTCCGGAAATGCGCCGCGTCTCCTTCTTCACCGAGAAGAACAATATCTTCTACCTGGAACTGGCGATCGACCGCACCGAATTCATCAAGCTGCATGATTTCGAAGTCAACGAGATCGCCGATCCGGATGCGCTGCTGGATATGGAGCGCGCCAACAGCCAGGGCGCCGCTCAGGCCGCTCCGGCTTCCGCTGTCGACGACGATGCCGACGAGCTGCTGAAATCGCTGGGCATGTAA
- a CDS encoding TonB-dependent siderophore receptor encodes MTQRRSHQRYASTAQPPAHTSLPFALKAGAATRIALLLGLAVGAIPLAMAQTPAAGEGAGARKHAPQDTATMATVTVQGQAISATDTYAGGQVASGGRVGLLGDKDFMETPFSTISYTDKFIADRQAQNITDVIAAADPTVFSNGVTGAWSENYSIRGFGSGTSDMTIGGLFGMAPYYRTSPEMFERIEVLKGPSALLNGMPPGGSVGGAVNLVPKRAGDTPLTRLTASYMSNAQFGGHLDVGRRWGENKQFGLRFNGAYRDGEGAVKRQDKKVHLASLGLDWRGERTRWSLDMYTSTDRVDGVTRGISLAPGVAIPRPPKADTLLNPDWSFVETKDKGVIARGDFDLNENLQAYAAFGASKTEYKYNGAASGQVLNAAGDYRTIVGQLGFDVEKKAADVGLKGKFQTGSIRHQWALNATHYQHHQDDYGRRSVPSAEWVANIYNPVWNSAPTLVLPHIAKTKVRLSSVGLADTLSFAEDKVQLTLGARHQRVLSDSFNVTTGARTSRYDESAVTPAAALLFKATRNISLYANYVEGLSQGATAPMTAANAGEIFAPYKTKQKELGLKVDLGEFAHTASLFEIKRPSSYTDPVTNIFSFGGEQRNRGVEWSFFGTPLRSVRLMGGIAYVDPKLTRTTGGANQGKMATGVPKLQGKLGAEWDVSTLPGLVLTANATSLSKQYISADNALAAGGHTVFDLGARYATKAAGKPLTLRAGINNVANKSYWGMPLLSSLALGAPRTFQLSATMDF; translated from the coding sequence ATGACCCAACGTCGCTCCCACCAACGCTACGCCAGCACCGCACAGCCGCCAGCGCACACCTCCCTGCCCTTTGCGCTCAAAGCCGGCGCCGCAACGCGGATCGCGCTGCTGCTGGGATTGGCCGTGGGCGCAATCCCGCTGGCCATGGCGCAAACGCCGGCCGCCGGTGAGGGCGCAGGCGCCCGCAAACACGCGCCGCAGGACACTGCCACGATGGCCACGGTGACGGTACAGGGACAAGCCATCTCCGCCACCGACACCTATGCCGGCGGGCAGGTGGCGTCCGGCGGCCGCGTCGGTCTGCTGGGCGACAAGGACTTCATGGAAACCCCGTTCAGCACCATCAGCTATACGGACAAGTTCATCGCCGACCGCCAGGCGCAAAACATCACCGACGTGATCGCCGCCGCCGACCCGACGGTGTTCAGCAATGGCGTCACCGGCGCCTGGAGCGAGAACTACTCCATCCGCGGCTTCGGCTCCGGCACCAGCGATATGACCATCGGCGGCCTGTTCGGCATGGCGCCCTATTACCGCACCTCGCCCGAAATGTTCGAGCGCATCGAAGTCTTGAAAGGCCCATCGGCCCTGCTCAACGGCATGCCGCCGGGCGGCTCGGTGGGCGGCGCCGTCAACCTCGTGCCCAAGCGTGCGGGCGACACGCCGCTGACGCGCCTGACGGCGAGCTATATGTCCAACGCCCAGTTCGGCGGTCACCTCGATGTGGGCCGCCGCTGGGGCGAGAATAAACAGTTCGGCCTGCGCTTCAACGGCGCTTACCGCGATGGCGAAGGCGCCGTCAAACGGCAGGACAAGAAAGTCCACCTGGCCTCCCTTGGCCTGGATTGGCGCGGCGAGCGCACCCGCTGGTCGCTTGATATGTACACCAGCACCGACCGCGTGGACGGCGTCACGCGCGGCATCAGCCTGGCGCCGGGCGTGGCGATTCCCCGCCCACCGAAGGCCGATACCCTACTGAACCCCGACTGGTCCTTCGTCGAAACCAAGGACAAGGGCGTCATCGCGCGCGGCGACTTCGATCTGAACGAAAACCTGCAAGCCTATGCCGCCTTTGGCGCCAGCAAGACCGAGTACAAATACAACGGCGCCGCCAGTGGCCAGGTGCTCAATGCGGCCGGTGATTACCGCACCATCGTCGGCCAGCTGGGTTTCGACGTGGAGAAGAAGGCGGCGGACGTGGGCTTGAAGGGCAAGTTCCAGACCGGCAGCATCCGCCACCAATGGGCACTGAATGCCACGCACTACCAGCACCATCAGGACGATTACGGCCGGCGCAGCGTGCCGAGCGCCGAATGGGTCGCCAATATCTACAATCCGGTATGGAATAGCGCCCCCACCCTCGTGCTGCCGCATATCGCCAAGACCAAGGTGCGTCTGAGCAGCGTGGGCCTGGCCGACACGCTCTCGTTTGCAGAGGATAAGGTGCAGCTGACCCTGGGCGCGCGCCACCAGCGCGTGCTCAGCGACTCTTTCAACGTGACGACCGGCGCGCGCACCTCGCGCTACGACGAAAGTGCCGTGACGCCGGCCGCCGCCCTGCTGTTCAAGGCCACCCGGAATATCTCGCTGTATGCCAACTACGTCGAAGGCCTAAGCCAGGGCGCCACGGCGCCGATGACGGCCGCCAATGCGGGCGAAATCTTTGCGCCGTACAAAACCAAGCAGAAAGAGCTTGGACTCAAGGTCGACCTGGGCGAGTTCGCCCATACGGCCAGCCTGTTCGAAATCAAGCGGCCCAGCAGCTATACCGACCCTGTGACGAATATCTTCTCGTTCGGCGGCGAGCAGCGTAACCGGGGCGTGGAATGGTCCTTCTTCGGCACGCCGCTGCGCAGCGTGCGCCTGATGGGCGGCATCGCCTATGTGGACCCCAAGCTGACGCGCACCACCGGCGGCGCCAACCAGGGCAAGATGGCCACCGGCGTGCCCAAGCTGCAAGGCAAGCTGGGCGCGGAATGGGATGTGTCCACGCTGCCTGGCCTGGTGCTGACGGCCAATGCGACCTCGCTCTCCAAGCAATACATCAGCGCCGACAACGCGCTGGCGGCGGGCGGCCATACCGTGTTTGACCTGGGCGCGCGCTATGCCACCAAGGCGGCAGGCAAACCGCTGACGCTGCGGGCCGGCATCAACAATGTGGCGAACAAGTCGTATTGGGGCATGCCGCTGCTGTCCAGCCTGGCCTTGGGCGCGCCGCGCACCTTCCAGCTGTCCGCTACGATGGACTTCTAA